The genomic DNA AGCCCGCACCGGGATTTCCTCACCCAGATGCTGGTTTTCGAAAGCACGTTCCTCGTACTCGCTTTCCTCAATGCTTTTACCTATGCACTTCTGGCGACCCGGGCACGCCGCTTCTTCTCAAGCGAACGCGCGCTGCGCATTTTCAATCGGGCTGGCGGAACATTGCTGATCGGTGCTGGCGTCGCGACTGCCTCAATGCGATCAACCTGAGACGAAACCCGCGCGTTTTAGCCGGACGATGGCAAGATCAAGTGCGGAAAGGAATGCAGAGCGGTCCTTGGGCGAAAATGGAGCGGGTCCGCCTGTAACTTCGCCTGCGGAACGCAAACTATCCATCAGATTGCGCGTCGCCAGCGTGTTGCCGATGGTGCTTTGGGTGTGAACGCGTCCGTTCGGTGCGATCACCGAAGCGCCTTTTTCGAGCGAGCGGCTTGCCAAAGGAATGTCGGCGGTAATCACGATTGCACCCGGTCGCGAATTCTCGGCGATCCAGTCGTCGGCGGCGTCGAGCTTGTCCGATACGATAACCCGTTCCACACGCTCCGCATCGCGGGGAATGGCAATGAAACTGTTGGCCACCAGCATGACCGGCAGATTGTGCCGTTCCGCCACGCGATAGATTTCAGCTTTCACCGGGCAGGCGTCAGCATCGACGAGAATGCGGATGGTTTCAGGTTCAATGTTCATGCCGCTTCATAAAATGCGGGCGGCTGTTTGGCAAATTCAACGCTGCGATCAGTTTTATGCGATAGGCGTTCGCCGCAAAGCGGTATAAGGCGGGCCGCGAAAGTGAGAGTTCTGCCATGGCCGCCCGTTTGTTCCCCGTCATGTTTGTCCTGCTTTGGGCCACCGGTTTTATCGGAGCCGGGCTTTCCATGCCTTATGCCGAACCATTTACTTTCATGGCGGTGCGTTTTTCCATCGCGGCTGTCATCATGACACTTTGGGCGCTGGCGAGCCGGAGTATCTGGCCGAAAGGCGATGTGCTTCTTCATGCGGCGATTGCCGGTTGTCTCATCCACGGTGTTTATCTTTCCGCCTTGTTCTGGGCCGTTCACCACGGCCTGCCTGCGGGAATGTCAGGTCTGGTGGCGGGCCTTCAGCCGATGTTGACCACGCTGATTGCGGCCATTCTTCTGGGAGAACGAGCGAGCGGGCGGCAATGGACGGGGCTTCTGATCGGTTTCTGCGGCGTCGCCATGGTGGTATGGCCGAAGTTTTCGGCTGGCAGTGGTGTCGATCCGAAAAGCCTGGCGGCGGCATTTTTGGCTGTGGTGGCGATCAGCACTGGCACAGTCTGGCAGAAGCGGTTCGGCACGGCTGGTGATCTCAAGGCCGGGACGGCGGTGCAATACATCGCTGCGGCCATTTTGACTGCTATCTGTGCCTTTGCTTTCGAAACACGCGTCATGATCTGGTCGCCATCGCTGATTTTTGCTCTGGTCTGGCTGACGCTTGCTATTTCTATCGGTGCCATTCTGGCGCTTCTCGTCATGATCCGCGAAGGCGCCATGTCGAAAGTCGCATCGTTGTTCTATCTGGTGCCCGGCACCGCCGCGATCATGGCCTATCTGATTTTTGGTGAAACGCTATCGGCAATCCAGATTGCAGGTATGGTGGTGACGACGCTTGGCGTTGCACTGACTACTTTACGTCGATAAGCTCGGGTTGTTGTTCGCGCTTGCGAAAAATCATGATCGCGGCGTTTATTTCCGCACCGATGATGAAAATTGCCGAGAGCATATAGAGAAAGACGATGGCCACCATGATGGAGGCGAGGCCCGCATAGGTCGTCACATAGGTGGCGAAAGTTTCCAGATATTTTGCGAAGGCCATCGCGGCGGCAAGCCAGGCGATGAGCGTGATCAATATGCCGGGCAGTATGTCACCGAGGCTGCGGCGTCCGGCTGGAAGCCAGATATGCACCATGAACAGTGCCAGAACCAGAACCCCCACTGCCACAGTATAGCGCCAGAACGCAATCGTTCCTGTGAACGGCGCTATATCGGGAAACCATTGTTCGGCAAGACGCACGGCAAGCGGGGCCAGAACCAGCAGAAAGCTGATTGCCATCAGGCTCAGAGTGCCGACGAGAACGAAGCCCAGACTTTGCAAGCGGCAGAAAATGATCGAGCGCTGGTCGGTGACGCGATAGGCTCGGTTGAGCGCGATGCGCAGCGCCTCCACGCCGTTGGAGGCGAAATAGGCCGCTGCAATAACGCTCAATGTCAGAAGTCCGCTGCGCTGCACGGTCAGCACGTTCATCACTTCGTTGGCAATTGGGGCTGCGATGTTCGACGGCCACATATCGAAGATGACATGCACCGCCGTATCGGCGAATTCCTTGGTGCCGAGAAAGCTTGCAAGCGTTGTGGCAAAGATAAGGAACGGAAACAATGCCATCAGGCCGGAAAGGGCTATATGGCTAGCGAAGGCCCAGCCATCGTCCGAACTGAAATGACCGATGACATCATAGGTGATCTGACGGAGAAAACGTCTGATTTTTCGCATCCGCAGATTTGTCCCTCAAAGCCCTGATCGGTATTCGATAGTGTTCAGCCGGTGTTTCAAGGCCTTAAATCTAGCATTGGTCTGCGGATTGCAAGGGCGCGACCCGTTTTAAACCGGAGCCGAATCAAGCAAGCTTGGCGAAATGACAGCGGGAAACGAACATATGGCTCCGGCACAAACCGGTCAGAACCGACAGCGTAATATCATCATCACCGGCTGTTCCTCCGGTATCGGTGCCTATTGTGCCGAAGCACTGCACAGTCAAGGCTGGCGCGTCTTTGCGACCGCCCGCAAGGATGCGGATATTGCGGCACTCAAGGCGCAGGGAATGGAAGCGCATTATCTCGACTATACGGAACCGCAGTCGATCGCGGTCTTAGCCGATGAGGTGCTGCGCCAGACGGACGGCAAGCTCGATGCCCTGTTCAATAATGGTGCTTATGCTCAACCCGGCGCGATAGAGGACTTGCCGGTCGAAGCCTTACGCCAGCAGTTCGAAGCCAATTTCTTCGGTTGGCACGACCTTACCCGACGCGTGGTTCCGGTCATGCGCAGGCAAGGGCATGGGCGCATCGTGCATTGCTCGTCGATCCTCGGCCTCGTACCGATGAAATGGCGCGGTGCTTATGTGGCGTCAAAGTTTGCGCTTGAAGGACTGATGCTTGCGCAGCGCATGGAGCTGGAAGGCTCCGGTATCGATGTGTCGCTGATCGAGCCTGGCCCGATTGCTTCGCGCTTCACTTACAACGCCGCCAGCCACGCCAGAGCCAATATCGACATGGAAGCTTCGGTGCATCGCGAGCTTTACCAGCGCCAGATGGCGAAACTGGAAGGCGGCGGTACAAAATCCAAGAACAAGCTTGGACCGGAAGCCGTCTATGCTGTACTGCTTCATGCATTGGAGGCGCCGCGTCCCCGCCCGCATTATGTGGTGACGAGACCGGCGAAACTTGGGTCACTGGCACGGCGCCTGATGCCGGCACGCTGGCTCTACCGGATGCTGTCCGACCAGTCATGAGGTCAGGAACAGTGCGCGTGGGAAGGAAATAAAATGGACGTTCTGTTCAAGGGCGCGGCAATGGTGGCCATGTTTGCTGTGGCCGTCGTTCTGATCATCGGTCTGCGCAACATGATGCGCGGCGGTGACGGCAATTTCTCGAACAAGATGATGCAGCTGCGTGTTTTCCTGCAGTTCATTGCCATCGTTCTGATCGTTGGTGCGATCTATTTTGCCCGCCAGAAAACTGGCCAGTAAATATGGTCAAGCTCAACAAGATCTATACCCGGACGGGCGACAAGGGCACGACCGGACTTGCCAGCGGACCACGGCGGCTGAAGTCGGACCTGCGCGTCGAAGCCTATGGTACGGTGGATGAAACCAATGCCTGCATTGGCATGGCGCGCCTTCACACCGGCGGCGAAGATAATCCTCATGCGCAAATCGATGCCATGCTGGGCCGTATCCAGAACGATCTTTTCGACCTTGGCGCGGATCTTTCGACGCCGGATGATGGCAAGCCGCTCGCCTACGAACCTTTGCGCATCGTCGCATCGCAGGTTTCGCGTGTGGAAGCCGATATTGACCTCCTCAATACCGATTTGCAGCCGCTGCGTTCGTTCATTCTTCCGGGCGGCTCGGCGGCATCTGCCGCGTTGCATCTCGCTCGCACGGTTTCACGCCGGGCTGAACGCCTGATGGTTGCGCTTGCTCGCGTCGAAGGAGAGGTCGTTTCGGCGGAGGCTTTGCAATATATCAACCGCCTCTCCGATTTCCTGTTCGTGGCGTCGCGAACCGTCAACG from Brucella anthropi ATCC 49188 includes the following:
- a CDS encoding YaiI/YqxD family protein; this encodes MNIEPETIRILVDADACPVKAEIYRVAERHNLPVMLVANSFIAIPRDAERVERVIVSDKLDAADDWIAENSRPGAIVITADIPLASRSLEKGASVIAPNGRVHTQSTIGNTLATRNLMDSLRSAGEVTGGPAPFSPKDRSAFLSALDLAIVRLKRAGFVSG
- a CDS encoding DMT family transporter: MAARLFPVMFVLLWATGFIGAGLSMPYAEPFTFMAVRFSIAAVIMTLWALASRSIWPKGDVLLHAAIAGCLIHGVYLSALFWAVHHGLPAGMSGLVAGLQPMLTTLIAAILLGERASGRQWTGLLIGFCGVAMVVWPKFSAGSGVDPKSLAAAFLAVVAISTGTVWQKRFGTAGDLKAGTAVQYIAAAILTAICAFAFETRVMIWSPSLIFALVWLTLAISIGAILALLVMIREGAMSKVASLFYLVPGTAAIMAYLIFGETLSAIQIAGMVVTTLGVALTTLRR
- a CDS encoding YihY/virulence factor BrkB family protein, producing the protein MRKIRRFLRQITYDVIGHFSSDDGWAFASHIALSGLMALFPFLIFATTLASFLGTKEFADTAVHVIFDMWPSNIAAPIANEVMNVLTVQRSGLLTLSVIAAAYFASNGVEALRIALNRAYRVTDQRSIIFCRLQSLGFVLVGTLSLMAISFLLVLAPLAVRLAEQWFPDIAPFTGTIAFWRYTVAVGVLVLALFMVHIWLPAGRRSLGDILPGILITLIAWLAAAMAFAKYLETFATYVTTYAGLASIMVAIVFLYMLSAIFIIGAEINAAIMIFRKREQQPELIDVK
- a CDS encoding SDR family oxidoreductase; this translates as MAPAQTGQNRQRNIIITGCSSGIGAYCAEALHSQGWRVFATARKDADIAALKAQGMEAHYLDYTEPQSIAVLADEVLRQTDGKLDALFNNGAYAQPGAIEDLPVEALRQQFEANFFGWHDLTRRVVPVMRRQGHGRIVHCSSILGLVPMKWRGAYVASKFALEGLMLAQRMELEGSGIDVSLIEPGPIASRFTYNAASHARANIDMEASVHRELYQRQMAKLEGGGTKSKNKLGPEAVYAVLLHALEAPRPRPHYVVTRPAKLGSLARRLMPARWLYRMLSDQS
- a CDS encoding twin transmembrane helix small protein — translated: MDVLFKGAAMVAMFAVAVVLIIGLRNMMRGGDGNFSNKMMQLRVFLQFIAIVLIVGAIYFARQKTGQ
- a CDS encoding cob(I)yrinic acid a,c-diamide adenosyltransferase, which codes for MVKLNKIYTRTGDKGTTGLASGPRRLKSDLRVEAYGTVDETNACIGMARLHTGGEDNPHAQIDAMLGRIQNDLFDLGADLSTPDDGKPLAYEPLRIVASQVSRVEADIDLLNTDLQPLRSFILPGGSAASAALHLARTVSRRAERLMVALARVEGEVVSAEALQYINRLSDFLFVASRTVNDNGAQDVLWVPGANR